The Anas acuta chromosome 22, bAnaAcu1.1, whole genome shotgun sequence genomic sequence TGCTTCAGCAGAAAGTCAGAtctctttctgcctttgttGGGAAGAGCAGGCACCTACCCTGAGCCCTCATCCCTCCTCTTGTCTTCACAGGGCCTGCCTGGGACAGTGTTTCAGCTACAGCGTCCCTAACACCTTCCCTCAGTCCACAGAGTCCCTGGTTCACTGTGACTCCTGCATGCCAGCCCAGTCCATGTGGGAAATTGTGAGTATCCGTGCCTGCCCCATGGCCTTTTATGCTCCTCCTTGCTCAGGGGTTCTGACATCTGCTCTGCCACCACTTTGGGACAAGTCATTCTCCTTCCCTGAGGTTTTTTCGCTTGTAGTTTCCTTCCACGGTATCTCTCAGGTGACTCTCCCCTTCCTTGAGATGCCTGGGTGGAAGCAATGTGGCTGCTGTGATGAATGGTGCATTTGTCACTGTTTGCAGAAGCTTCCTTCGTCAGTCCCTGCATTATCCATCCCTTGTGCCTCTTCTCTGCACCACTCCCTTTGTCGCCTCCCCTCACTTGGGAGTTTTTACCTTCTAGGCTGTCCAGAAGTGCTTCCCACAGTCCATCTGCCAGTCACCCTCAGACCTCCCAGCATCTCTGCACATTTCATGCCATCGTTGATCCTGGAAGGGTCATAAACCCTGCTTCTGGGGCAGGCCCAGGCACCCAGGGCTTCagttctctgctttgcttttgacTCAGACATTTGGGCAGATGGCTTTGGCCAACTTAGCTGTGATAATTCAGCAATGTGCCTTCTGGGTGGCCTTTGCAGCTACTGCTGCTATTTCTGTGCCAGTTGTGCCTGGGAGCAGTGTCCCACTTGAGTCATTTCATTTCCTGGATGGTAAAATAGGTCCGTGCAGCTTGTGACCTGTGAGATGTTCCCAGAGCACCCTTGCCTTGCAGACTGACCATGGAGGCTTATTTGGGTAGCAAGCCATTGCTTCTGCCTTAAAACACCCTGAGTTTTCAGGGCACGATGTGGCTCAGGATTGCCACTGGGGTGTCAAGTCTGTGCACTCAGGCTTGCTGCCTCCTCATCCCTCTCTCCAGGTGACACTGGACTGCCCAGGCAATGACGAAATCCCCAGGGTTGACAAGCTGGTGGAGAAGATACTTCACTGTAGCTGCCAGGCTTGCGGCAAGGAGCCAAGCCACGAGGGAGCCCTGTTCAACGTCTACCTGAACACAGAGGAGAACATGCCTGCGGAGGGCCCCAGCCCCCATCACTATGCCCACCACCAACAGGAGGTGGAAGAACCTCCTGCTtccagccaccaccaccacgagGAGGAGGGCGACGAGTAACCTGGCCCTCACGGACTGTCCTTGCAGCTGGCAGCGCAGGCAGGGGGTGCGTGCGAGGGAGAGGGCCagggtttggggagggagggggggtggTGGAGTCTTTCCTGTCTAATAGCTACCCTCACGCTTTGCTCTCCACAACACCCCAGGGCCAGAGGAACCTTCTGGGGCACAAGCAGGGCTGAGGTGCAGgcgtggggctggagctgcagggcgagagaggagggctggggggggttcTGACGCAAAACTACTTGCacataatagtaataataaattgAGAGGACCGGGGACCCCGGCAGAGGGGGCATTGGCtgagagcaggagctgagctgggctCTCCAGGCGCTGTCTGCAGGATCCTGAACCTGCTGTGGTGCCCTCGCTGAGTTTTTTGGGTTTTTCTATTGCAAATGGCTCTTGCCTGAGGTGGAGGAAGAAGGGATGCAGCTTCTCCACAACCCCGAGTGAGAGGCACATCTCTCTTGGGGCACGCAGGATGGGGGTGTCCCTTcttcctcccacctcccctgCCTGCCAAGGGACACCTGGGCACAGCAGGGAAGTGCTGTTCCTCCTGGCACTTGCTGGGTCTTAATTCAATCCCAGTGCCTTTGTGTTAGGAAGCTTGTagggagtattttttttttttcccctggattTGCCTCTGGGGCTGTGTGTGAAATTGCTGGGAACTGTGGTGGTGAGAACCCTTTCCTTGCTGGTCCTCAGGGTCACCACGTAGCTCACAGGGACGAGGGAGCTGCATCGTGCCATGGGCACTGGGGCTTCACATTTTGTGGCCTGTGCTGGGGTGGTCTGGGTGGGAGCCAGCCcctcttccccctttccctgctgcacTTTAATTGTGgtggagggagaaaggggaCGAGTCCCGGGATGCTGGTGTACCCTCACAGGGGACTGCTGTGGACCCTGCTGCAGATGCAGGTCTGGGGAGGCTCAGGGTGGGGGAATGGCCCTGGGCCCCTCCTGCTACCCCTTTCTCTGTTGTATAAAGCTAATTTCTTTGGCACTGTCCTGACAAAAGCTTCCAAAGCTTGTAATCGATGCGCCCCCCTCCtttttacaagttttttttgtttttttttttcttaaataaattagTTCTGACTTCCATTTCTCAGTGCTCTGATGCCTGTCTGGTTTTTGGCAGTAGGATCTTCAGTGCTGATGGGGGAGAGGCCGTTTATACCCAGACACCGAACCAGAGATCAGTGCAGGAGGGTGCAGGGCATGGGAAAGCCACGGTTCCCTTCAACTTTCTGCTGTGTTCAATttaggaggaggagggagagctgCTAAAAGGAAAACCAACCCCAAGGATGCAGCATCTGGGCCCCATGTGGGAGCGGGGACTgcgcagcagctgctgcccaggccTGGCCACACTCAAGTGTCCCTGTCTGGAGATTGGGTCCCACTCCTGTAGGTACTGCATGGGGTCTCTGCAGGATTGTGCAAACCTTCGTCAGTTCTGCTGCCACTAGGTGACCCTTGATCCAGCGTTTCGTGGCCTCCAGGACTGCTTCTAGACTGAAGGAATGTGAGCTCAGACATGGACTTTGTGATTGAGGAGGGAACCCAGGCACCTTGGCTGGAAACCAGTGAACTATTTTCAATAGCAAGGCAGAGTCCTTGCAAAGCTCCAGTCTGGTCACCCAGTGTCATGCCCTCAGAAACGAGCAGATAATGCTCCCTTTCCTGAACATAACCGTGAGGGATGGTCCCATCTGTTCCTGGAGGGGCTGTGCCATGCCAGTGGCTGACTCTTAGTGCCTTTTATTGCCCCTCTCTTTAAGGCCCAAGCTCTGTTCACATTTGGAGAGCATTTCTCTGGGTACTGGAGTGGGAGAGGGTTTGCAGAATCTATATTAAGGTAGGAATTGCCACAATAAAAGGGATAGGCTGAAAAGGAAAGACCCTGGCAAGGATGGAGATACCCTTTTCATTGAGGTAATGTTTTTAGGCTGTGTAGTGTCCTCCTAAGGAAGGGAGCTTTATTGAAGAGCCAGGAGGCAGGAAAAGATGGAGAAACCCATGCTGTCACCAGCTGCAGGAAGACCACAACTGCATGTGAGATTTAATTGCTGGAATGGGTGCAGCATGCCCCAGTGCTCCAGGAAGCACCTCTGCCCAGGTGCTCCCCTCCTCAGGGATGCAGGCAGGGTGAGGCTGGCAAGGTGGCAGTGCCCCCAGTTCACTCGGTGCCATGTGGACCTTTCACTGGTGTATGGTGAAAATGGGCTGGATTTAGCAAGATCAGTCCTATAaactccaggagctgcaggtcaGACTATTTGGAACATGACAACTCCACCTACTTTTGATGCAACCTGAGCTTCAGTGGAGACAAGTAATGGAGGTCTGTTTTGCAGTTAAAACAAATCTTTGAAGGTATGTAGCCCAGCTCTGTCCAAAATATGCCCTGAGGAGCCATTCCAGGATGGGCCAAGAGCAGATTGTACTAATGGAGGTTACTGCATTAAGCACTAGGCTGCCTGGGCATCCTCACTGAGGTCTCAGCCTTCCAGTTCTATCCACCGTAGCTCACCAGCCCCTTCTCTGCCACATTGGTGGGTGGCTGTTGACAACCTggttttcctttccccactagTACTGGGGAGCAGACCTGGTGGAAACGATAATCCCCTGCAGATGTGTCCAGAAACACAGCCCAGGGGGTTTGGGGAGTGGAGCACAAAcaggccagcagagctgctgcagcagagaagcTTTTGCAGGTGCAACACTAGGATTTGGACctcattttaaagcagttttaaaaaaaaagtttacttgGATCAATTCAGATTCACTTCCCCAGAAAACACATCCCAACCAAGTGCACAAAACCTGCCACAATACTTAGTTGTAGAGGATTCAGTCCTGATCCAATATTCTCTGGAGCAAAAGCTCTGGGGTGAAACTGAGATGCTCCAAAGGAGAGCTGAGGAGGAAGCACAGCTCCATGCTATGGCATGACTTCTGCATTGGGCACTAGTGTGGGCCCAGCTGGGATAAATCTGTGCTGCCATATTGATTTATCCTAGCTGGGAGGCTATTGCAGTGTAGGCttggggtggtttttttttgtttgtttgttccagGCACATATGGGATGAGGAAGTGAGGGTTTCCTAGTACAAGCACTATTCTAAAGAAACCTCCTGCTGAGATCAGAGCCTTGAGTGTGTATGCTCTGCCCCGGTAGAGgggcagaagaaaatgtagaagGCTACAAGGTCAAAAGACTCTACAGCcaacaaaacagcaggaagaagttctaaaaatataacaaactgtccctaGCCTGGAAAATGTCTACACCTTACCTGCCTACTGCTGCTGGTTTCAGATACATACTGGCACAGGGAACTTGGATGATACATTtcccctaaaccctgctccaccactTTACCACCAAGATTgtaactttgataatatttaaTGCACAGGTGAAGGCATATGGGCACATTCACAGtaagccccgtaattctgcaaaaatcataAGGGTCCTAGAACCACAGGGCAAACACGCACAGTAACATCATCTTCCTATCCATAAACATGCTATAAAAACTACTCACCTGAAGAAGAGCTGCATACAATACAGGCACCTACAACTTATATAGATTGCTTTACTCTAAAAGACCCTACCAGCTGTTACCTCAAAAAGGTAACCACCACCCCACAACAAGCAACTCAAGCAGAAAGAGCTCTCTGATGGGACACCTGCAGCTTATATACCATCAGGCCCCACCTGGCACCCAACCGATCACCTGGGAAAAGGAGgggcaaagaaaacaaacaaacaaataaataaaataaatcaagcaggATGAGCAGcacctgtgttgtttttgtttatctgGCTCAGCTCAACAGCGTGCAAAGCACAACACAGAGGACTGGGTtatttctagaagcaacaattcCTGTGCTTTTGCTTCAGCTTTGAATACTGAAAGGACACTATGATCAAGCAAGTAGCTGAAACTATttcaactggaattagctcaaaccTTTCTTTCCATaggcaaaaataatttaggaGCATAACAGAttacatgccaaaaaaaaaccaaaaaacaaaaaaacaaaacaaacaacaacaacaaaaaaaaaaacacaaaaaccaaccaaccaaaacaaacaaacaaaaaaatcagtgtaaCAACATAACTCACAGGAGAAATTAGGCACTTGAGTAGGctatctgaaaaccaaaaggctatgctgatgggtcaaaacacactacaagACACTGAAACCTGGCCTTCTGCTGCACAGACTTAAAAACTACTGTCACACTCACCATGGCAGTACCCACCCAGTGCCCTCTAGCTCCCCCAGAAAGCCTCTCACTGACCCCCAGTTCCTCTGGGATGCCCAGGAGACCTCCCAGGGCACTCCAGGATGCCCTAAGAGCCTCTTCTTAAACCCTATAGGCAAAATATGGACTGTTCTGGAACCCTGTGGCCTCTGAAGGCCTCTCAGGGCTCTCTAGCACACTCTTGGGCACACTGCAGGCCTCCTGTGGTCCTCCCCTGCACTCTAGATCATCCACAGGTCAACCAGGGCCACCCAGTTCCCACTAGCTCCCCTGGAAAGCCTCCCAGTGACCCCCAGTTTCCTGCAGGATGCCCTAGAGGCCTCCCAGGGCACAGTGGGATGCCCTATGAGCCTCTTGAACCCTAGAGGCAAAATAATGACTCTTTCTGGAAGAGATGTTGCTCTGAGGCCAGTCCTAGTCCAGCCTGGTTTCTCACACAGTGAAATCGTCTTCAGAATGAGAGGATTGTCAAGGCAAGGGGATGAAAATTCATGGAACAAACCTTACATGACAGATATAATCGAAAGCTGCGTGGAGTGGAGGGACTGAGGTCTGCCTTTATTGGGAACTCACTACTACTATGTAAGAATTTTAGAATCAAGGGAGGAGCTCTGAGGACAGGAaagtcatttaattttaaataaaatggacTGTAAAAACAGTATCTGTCTCACTTGCATGTGTTCTCCACCCTGCAGTGGCTCAATGGCTTGTTCATAGTGGATGTGCAGTCCTGCCTGTCCTCTCACCACTCTGTGTGGAAGACTGGGTGCGTTCGGGGTTGCATGCATGGGCACTGCTGGCAGGTTGTACTGTTCAGCAACATGACTTGGTACAAACACTGAGAGCCAAACATAAAGGTGAAAAGATGGCAGTCACCTTCTGCTGGTCCTGGCACATTGGTTTCTCCTGTTTTAAGCCAGCCTGCCTTGAAAACAGGGAAAGGGGCACTGGGATGAACAGGCAAACAAGCCAATTAAATGAGTCCTGGGAATGCAGAGGGGTATGTGGTGAAAAAGAGGTGTAAGTTCATGGTGTTTGCTTGTGTGGTTTGCACACTGATGGCTTGGCCAGAAAGGcagaggcaaaacaaaaaagatttcatCAGAGGATCCCACAAAGGGACAGGAAAGACAGGAAGGGGAAGACTTTTGCATTATGTATTGTGCTGGGAATTCTGACATTACAAAGTTAGGgttaaagaggaaaatacattACTTTCAATATTTCCAACTGAATTTTCTTACTAATATTGATGAATTGTTGTCTTATTTGGACAAGGCTTTATGTGTAGATGAAAATTACTTTTGGCTGAGAAGTATATCTATAACCCTAGCTTAATCATTAATAgcataaccttttttttttttttttaattatttttcctttgtgcccTAAGACTACtaataaatcaaattatttaGTGTCTGAGAAACTGTTTGAATAAAATCTATGTACAAGTTTGCTTGATTCTTGGCTATTGGCTTTGCtatcatttatttgttttctttacaaaagagcagaaatgagTATTCAAAATTCCATCTGTAACTTTGGGTTTGCTAATACATCCTCTTGCAAAAATGTCTTGAGGGTTTTTACACATCTCGCCCAGGAGATGGCAGAAGAGTCCTAATGATAGCAAATACCAATTATCACCAGCTGTCATTTTGCCGGATGACAGATGTttaagcagaaggaaagaattAGGGATTTGTTGATGTATGATACAAATGATCGAAACCTTACAGATTTACAACCAGGACTTTTCAAGCTGCCTGTAAATTTATGCCCTCTTGCCATGCTTATAGTGATGTGTTGTGGCTTGATTTCATGTCATACGTCCCTCTTGCTGAAGCAAAGTGAAGTCAGTTGTAATGTATCATCAGCTAGGAGCAAAGGATGTTGTAAAGGGCTGTCTTGTCAGGAAGATTTTAGGTCAGGAGTGATGTCATGACAGTAGCAGTTTTTATCTTAGCACTCAGACTGCAGACTGGATTTCTCAAAATGAGGCAAAAATAATCATGTATTTAACGAGCTTGTGGGTGGGAGATGGCAGAAGCTGGAACTGAGAGAGGCACAACAAAATACTCATAAAGATTTCCATGCACTCCTGTATTTAAGTGCCACACTCAGACACTTGCCTGTGTACTGAGATAGTAACAAACCTGACTCCAGCTGGAATATACTAGAATGTATTCATATGACCCAGCTCACAGGAGTGTGCTTCAACTTCTATAATTAAGTGCTATAATATCCTTAGTGTGACCCCAACTTTTGCTGAAATCCATGGAGCCAAGACATAACCATATTGCTGTTTGCCCCTTTCACAGTTTTTTTGAGGTGAACCGGGAAAGAAATAGACCCCCACTTCTCAGGCATCACAAGCAGAGCCTGGTATCATGCTGGTGCCGTTTTCCACCAAACCCAGATGAAGAATTTTGTTCATGGGAGCTGGGTTCATTAACTGCCCTGAAAGGACCACTGGACTGAAGAAGAgttgttttctgagaaacacaggaaattcCCAGCCCTTTGATGGTACCAGTCAATCACCACAATGGTAATTATACAGGCAGTAAATGTGTGAAGACCTAAGTGCTTgagtttttttttatgacaCACAAACACCATCCATCCAGCACATTCCCACTTATTGTTTCTGTAGGCATCCTCCATTGCTAGCCAGCCTGTCATGCAGTGCCAGGGGTGGCAAACCATTGCAGTTATTTTAGAAGTGATACATGACATATTTGTTGGACAAGGGAGTCATTTGCCAGCATCTTTCCCTTTCAAGCGGCATCCATAAAGCCACATGGACAGGAGAGTCTGGTAAGATGCAGATTTTGAGCCATCTCCCAGGAATGGtcagaaaaggagaagggaCATTTAGCTATAGAATACAGGTTTACGAAGTACACGCAATACATTGTATGTGTTCAGGCCCGGTGCATCAAACCCAGGAGACAAACCCTTGCGATCAAATGGATAAAAATTAAAGAGCTGCCCATTCTGGGTCTCCAGTGAGATGGAAGCAGAGCCAAGATGCAGAACACAAGGGAACTCCTTGTCAAAAACAACTTGGAAGACACGATCTTCCAGGTGATGGAGCTTGATTGTCCGGTATTTCTCAGGGATCAGCTCTTCAACGTG encodes the following:
- the NBL1 gene encoding neuroblastoma suppressor of tumorigenicity 1 isoform X1; protein product: MCPQSAGCCWCCRFSSELAMMLRFVVGALFPALLLAAPPPINKLALFPDKSAWCEAKNITQIVGHSGCESKSIQNRACLGQCFSYSVPNTFPQSTESLVHCDSCMPAQSMWEIVTLDCPGNDEIPRVDKLVEKILHCSCQACGKEPSHEGALFNVYLNTEENMPAEGPSPHHYAHHQQEVEEPPASSHHHHEEEGDE
- the NBL1 gene encoding neuroblastoma suppressor of tumorigenicity 1 isoform X2 → MMLRFVVGALFPALLLAAPPPINKLALFPDKSAWCEAKNITQIVGHSGCESKSIQNRACLGQCFSYSVPNTFPQSTESLVHCDSCMPAQSMWEIVTLDCPGNDEIPRVDKLVEKILHCSCQACGKEPSHEGALFNVYLNTEENMPAEGPSPHHYAHHQQEVEEPPASSHHHHEEEGDE